The nucleotide sequence AAATTGTCCCTTCTCGAATAATATCTGTAGCATTTTTAACCCCAACAATAACGGGAATACCCAAGCGTAGGCCCAACACCGCGGCGTGACTGGTCAGACTTTCTTCTTCAGTAATAATTCCAGCAGCTTTGCGAATCACGTCCACATAGTCGGCGTTAGTCCGGGATGTGACCAAAATCTCTCCCGGATTAAAAGAGCTAATCCGCGCCCCCTCCGGAATCACTCGGGCTGGCCCACTCACAGAACCATGCCCAATTCCCGCCCCCCGCCCCATAATCGAGGTGACAATTTCCACCTTAATCATGTCCGTTGAGCCAGAAACTCCCTGTAATGTTCCGGCTGTCATTACGACCAAATCCCGTTCAGCAAGCAGGCCCCGCTCTTGGGCAGTATTAATTGCAACTTGGAAGGATTGCCGAATTGAGCCTTGATTGAGGGTGAGTAAAGGCTCCACACCCCACACCAATTGCAGTCGCCGGGCAATATCGAGTTGGGGCGTTGCGGCCAAAATTGGAATCTGGGGCCGAAACTTAGACACATTCCGAGCTGTGGCCCCAGTTTTTGTTTGGGTAATAATCGCTTTGGCATTGAGTTGGGCCGCCACCTGACCCACGGCCTGACTGATAGCGTTGGGAATGGATTGGCCGGGGACTGAGGCAGGGGGAGACCGATGCAGTTGGGCCTGGTCATCCATCCGCATGGCAATCCGGGCCATGGTTGCCACCGCCTCCACGGGGTATTGGCCCATTGCCGTTTCGTTAGACAGCATCACCGCATCGGTTCCGTCCAAAATTGCGTTGGCCACATCAGAGATTTCTGCTCTTGTTGGCCGCGGGGAATTGACCATACTATCGAGCATTTGGGTGGCAGTAATGACTGGAATGCCCAACCGATTGGCCGCCGCAATCAGCCGTTTCTGCAAAATTGGGACATCTTCCGCCGGGAGCTCTACGCCCAAATCCCCCCGAGCCACCATGACCCCATCACAGACCG is from Synechococcus sp. PCC 6312 and encodes:
- the pyk gene encoding pyruvate kinase, with protein sequence MPSRFLKRRTKIVATVGPAVSSPELLRAIIEAGATTLRLNFSHGSHEDHQRSIRLIRQISYELNQPVGILQDLQGPKIRLGKFENGKISLRPGDKFTLTSRILLGNETISTITYPPLAKEVPPGATILLDDGRVEMVVENIDKIKEELYCRVVVGGQLSNAKGVNFPGVYLSIKALTEKDRADLMFGLNQGVDWIALSFVRNPQDMLEIKELISAAGKSVPVIAKIEKHEAIEQMEAVLSVCDGVMVARGDLGVELPAEDVPILQKRLIAAANRLGIPVITATQMLDSMVNSPRPTRAEISDVANAILDGTDAVMLSNETAMGQYPVEAVATMARIAMRMDDQAQLHRSPPASVPGQSIPNAISQAVGQVAAQLNAKAIITQTKTGATARNVSKFRPQIPILAATPQLDIARRLQLVWGVEPLLTLNQGSIRQSFQVAINTAQERGLLAERDLVVMTAGTLQGVSGSTDMIKVEIVTSIMGRGAGIGHGSVSGPARVIPEGARISSFNPGEILVTSRTNADYVDVIRKAAGIITEEESLTSHAAVLGLRLGIPVIVGVKNATDIIREGTILTLDVQRGLVYSGSVNSLKEHYS